The genome window ACTACTGCGGGAAATCCGGAAATTGGGCTATCCGGGCAGCGCCAACCTGCTGGTCCGCTATCTCAACCAGGGCCGCGCCGAAGGCGACCGCCCCGTCACCACCCCGCGCCACGCCGGCCGCCTGCTGCTCACCGATCCTGAAAATCTGCGGCCGAAGGAAACGGCCCTGTTGGAGAAGATCGCCGCGGCCTGCCCGGAGATGACCCAACTCGCCGGTCTCGTACGCGGCTTCGCTACCCTGCTGAATCCTGCCGAGGGCAACGACGTGAAACTCACCAAGTGGATCACGTCCGCCCACGCCGTCGCCCTGCCCCACCTGCACAGTTTCGCCAACGGCCTTGAAATCGACCGGCTCGCCGTGAACGCCGGCCTCACCTTAGGCTTGTCCCGTAAATGATCTTGGGTGGGTGCGGGCGTGGCTGGTGGCCGGTCCGGCCGCCCGCCTATCCGGCGAGGTTGAGGTTGTGGAGGCGGGCGATTCCGAGCATGGCGTGGTGGACGCCATCGCCCTTGAGGCGGCAGTCGCGGAGGATCTTCCAGGTCTTCATGCGGGCAAAAACGTGCTCCACGCGGGCGCGAACCTGTTTGTGGGACTTGTTGTGGGCCTGCTTCCAGTCAGGCAGTTCTTCACCTTTGCGCCGACGGTGTGGCATGACGAGTCCGGTGCCCGGATAGCCGCCGTCGGCGATCGTCATGGCCTTGCCGACGGCGGCCTTCGCGCCGGACTCCTCCCACGCCCTGCAGTCGTTGCGGTTGCCGGGCAAGGGCCGGCCGACCACGACGACCAGGCGGGTATCGGCGTCGATGACGACCTGGTGGTTCGTGGAGTACCGGTAGTTCTTGGACTGCTCGGCGATGCTGTGGTCGCGGGTGGGCACCAGGGTGCCGTCCACGATGAGCACGGTGTCCTTGCGGAACCGTTTGCGGGGCTGGAGCGCCAGCGACGGGCCGAGGTGGTCGATGATGCGGTCCGCCGCGGACTTCGATACACCGAAGAGCGGAGCGAGTTGGCGCATTGTCAGGTTCGTGCGCCAGTAGGCCGCGACGAGCAGAACCCGGTCCTCCAGCGGAAGTCCCCACGGGCGGCCCTTACGGACCGGATCTGCACCTTCGCGGCGCAGTGCGGTCACCAACCTGCCGAAGGAACGCGGGCTCAGCCCGGTGAACGGGGCTATCCAGGACGGCTCCGACGCC of Streptomyces sp. NBC_01142 contains these proteins:
- a CDS encoding transposase encodes the protein MSGVITASEPSWIAPFTGLSPRSFGRLVTALRREGADPVRKGRPWGLPLEDRVLLVAAYWRTNLTMRQLAPLFGVSKSAADRIIDHLGPSLALQPRKRFRKDTVLIVDGTLVPTRDHSIAEQSKNYRYSTNHQVVIDADTRLVVVVGRPLPGNRNDCRAWEESGAKAAVGKAMTIADGGYPGTGLVMPHRRRKGEELPDWKQAHNKSHKQVRARVEHVFARMKTWKILRDCRLKGDGVHHAMLGIARLHNLNLAG